The following are encoded in a window of Microcaecilia unicolor chromosome 14, aMicUni1.1, whole genome shotgun sequence genomic DNA:
- the SLAMF8 gene encoding SLAM family member 8, with product MQTVCVLLILLPCQVWPVIVDSSILVQGVVGESVSLKADLPQDFEIREIIWKHLTSKEEIVAMSFKGSVETLYRSRFLERIRLLSNFSLEISQLELGDSGTFKALLVGTEGQLLMRTLQLTVYEKVSKPTIRVFISGTDLHHFSGSRCEVFLTCTTQNGSDVSYIWQRKDGVLGNETYSFLDGGKVLRIQLEPSDSQAAFSCTATNPVSQELTAVIPWSNCKGKTDNKVTACEYKYLLFIILPLLILFFSAAITGIIYFMKCSGKKPLKGSENGTEEDGNASSLV from the exons TCTGGCCTGTGATAGTCGATTCTTCCATCCTAGTGCAAGGAGTTGTGGGAGAATCAGTGTCTCTGAAAGCTGATCTCCCTCAAGATTTTGAGATCCGGGAAATCATCTGGAAACACTTGACGTCCAAGGAGGAAATTGTAGCTATGTCCTTTAAGGGCTCAGTGGAGACCCTGTACCGCTCCCGCTTCCTTGAGAGAATTCGCCTCCTCAGCAACTTTTCTTTGGAAATCAGTCAACTGGAACTGGGAGACAGCGGAACCTTCAAAGCACTGCTGGTGGGCACAGAGGGACAATTATTGATGCGCACTCTCCAACTCACTGTCTATG AGAAAGTGTCCAAGCCAACAATCAGAGTGTTCATCTCAGGAACTGACCTGCATCACTTTTCTGGATCCAGATGTGAAGTCTTCCTGACTTGCACTACACAGAATGGCTCTGATGTGTCCTACATCTGGCAGAGGAAGGATGGCGTACTCGGGAATGAAACCTATTCCTTTCTGGATGGGGGGAAGGTATTAAGGATTCAGCTAGAGCCCTCAGACAGCCAAGCAGCCTTTTCTTGCACAGCCACCAATCCTGTGAGCCAAGAATTAACAGCAGTCATCCCCTGGAGCAACTGCAAGGGCAAAACAG ATAACAAGGTCACTGCGTGTGAATATAAGTATCTCCTATTCATCATCCTTCCCCTCCTGATCCTGTTCTTCTCAGCAGCTATCACAGGGATCATTTACTTCATGAAGTGTTCAG GAAAAAAACCCTTAAAAGGCTCAGAAAATGGAACCGAGGAGGATGGAAATGCATCCAGTTTGGTGTAG